The DNA segment AATGCCTGGGAGTGCGCAGCACGGGAGAACCGCCGTTATGGCTAACCATCCCAGCCGCAGCCGCTGCGCTGGGTTCTGATCGTGTCGCCGGGCAAATTCAACCGGGTGATGAAAACGCCGGTCATCGTGCCGATCACCAACGGCGGCAGCTTTGCCCGCTCGGCGGGTTTCACCGTCTCGCTTTCGGGCGCTGGCATCCAAACCACCGGGGTTGTCCTGTGTTCGCAGCCGCGCGCCCTCGATGTGCTGTCTCGCGGTGGCCGCAAGATCGAGAGCCTGCCCGCTGACCTCATGGATGAGGTTCGCGCCAAGCTGCTCGCCATCCTCGACTAAAGCACCGAGCCGCGCCGAAACTTTAGCGCGCTAAAGTTTCTCAAAGGGTTTATTGATACACCTTGTTTTATATTTCTCTTTAAGGGGTTGTGTTATACCGCTTTTCCTGTTAGACTGTTTT comes from the Thiomonas arsenitoxydans genome and includes:
- a CDS encoding type II toxin-antitoxin system PemK/MazF family toxin, with translation MSPGKFNRVMKTPVIVPITNGGSFARSAGFTVSLSGAGIQTTGVVLCSQPRALDVLSRGGRKIESLPADLMDEVRAKLLAILD